A genomic stretch from Desulfobacterales bacterium includes:
- a CDS encoding TIGR01212 family radical SAM protein (This family includes YhcC from E. coli K-12, an uncharacterized radical SAM protein.): protein MRLRYNDLNTHLRGIFGCRVQKITVDAGLTCPNRDGTISTGGCIFCNEKGSGTGAHAQNVSITEQLLQGKKWLSRRYKAQKFIAYFQSFSNTYAPVSQLARLYEEALAVEDIAGLSIGTRPDCVNKPVIDLLSSLTRTHLIWVEYGLQSAHDETLARINRGHTVDCFRKAVRATQGRGIKICAHVILGLPGESPQQMMETAQALSDLGVDGVKIHLLYVVKGTPLETDYVDGRYQCLEQSEYVNLVCRFLEHLSPGIVIQRLTGDPHPDELAAPAWALQRNQTLMLIQNKLEKEGSWQGKYR from the coding sequence ATGCGCCTTCGATACAACGATCTGAATACCCATCTGCGCGGCATATTCGGCTGCCGCGTACAGAAAATCACCGTGGATGCAGGTCTTACATGCCCCAATCGGGATGGTACGATTTCCACGGGTGGGTGCATTTTTTGCAACGAAAAAGGATCCGGCACCGGCGCCCATGCCCAAAACGTATCCATCACGGAACAGCTCCTGCAAGGAAAAAAATGGTTGTCCAGGCGGTATAAGGCCCAAAAATTTATCGCCTATTTTCAGTCGTTCTCCAACACCTATGCCCCCGTATCACAACTTGCCCGCCTGTATGAAGAGGCGCTGGCTGTGGAAGATATCGCGGGCTTATCCATCGGCACCCGGCCGGACTGCGTGAACAAGCCGGTCATCGATCTGCTCTCCTCTTTGACCCGGACGCATCTCATCTGGGTGGAATACGGCTTGCAATCGGCGCATGATGAAACCCTTGCCCGCATCAACCGGGGGCACACCGTTGATTGTTTTCGCAAGGCGGTCCGGGCAACGCAGGGTCGCGGCATTAAAATCTGCGCGCATGTGATTCTGGGGTTGCCCGGTGAAAGTCCGCAACAAATGATGGAGACAGCGCAAGCCCTATCGGATCTGGGGGTGGACGGGGTGAAAATCCATCTGCTTTACGTTGTCAAAGGAACCCCACTTGAAACAGACTATGTTGACGGCCGATACCAATGCCTTGAACAATCGGAATATGTGAATCTTGTGTGTCGGTTTCTGGAACACCTCTCCCCCGGAATAGTGATTCAACGGCTCACTGGAGATCCGCATCCGGACGAGTTGGCGGCACCGGCCTGGGCCTTGCAAAGAAACCAAACCTTGATGTTGATACAAAACAAGCTCGAAAAAGAAGGCTCATGGCAGGGGAAATACCGATAA
- a CDS encoding sensor domain-containing diguanylate cyclase encodes MVSNGNSHDGALEPILNGKGDTYSALEAVQTGIVGIDGNRRILMANRAAIVFLGIADAETLIGRTCYGVFLQADSPCGDCPISTLRNFSSFQKAISKTTGNGDDCFLKEYVCPWGENYILTLNNVTREIGALRKTDLARKEFQAKNVLIERHRREAVEEKHKLGRLLDYLPDAVVLVNAEFYIDRKNSAVAEHLPVGRADTCYGLIGLRTPCAHCPAKDGFHNANGKKTNHLIDGRYLTEIIIESPENDGGVLLFRDATRQIQLIEKIREQQETITRKNNILSNMVNFGTMMQKENNPENVADFFLNMIMPVCHADAAALIINDIRPGSLWFTVRRNFAENQMLQLIRASLSERNGKFEVKSVLRNHGFAKDIQQIEILGGDGRCVGIGFLVAEADNDNRDLISLFYEPLGAYLHNRILMRRLEERANTDPLTGLYNRGYLDTILSEEEKKHKQYDIPYAVVVADVNRLKQANDQYGHEAGDALIIAVARSLQAATRDMDCVARTGGDEFVILLSNTTDAGAQQVIARFVTTVFNGVTIDVGDGETFPVAVSFGACGVDAMVPEALLKEADRRMYAAKEAYYQTHQRYR; translated from the coding sequence ATGGTCAGCAATGGCAATTCACATGATGGGGCACTCGAACCTATCCTAAACGGCAAGGGTGATACTTACAGCGCTTTGGAAGCTGTTCAAACCGGTATTGTGGGGATTGATGGGAACCGCCGGATTTTGATGGCTAACCGCGCGGCTATTGTGTTTCTGGGCATTGCGGACGCCGAGACACTTATTGGGCGGACATGCTACGGCGTTTTTCTTCAGGCGGACAGCCCCTGCGGGGATTGCCCCATTTCAACCCTCCGCAACTTTTCGTCTTTCCAAAAGGCGATCAGCAAAACAACAGGAAACGGTGACGACTGTTTTTTAAAGGAATATGTTTGCCCCTGGGGTGAAAATTATATCCTGACACTCAACAACGTGACACGGGAAATCGGGGCGCTTCGAAAGACCGACCTGGCCAGAAAAGAGTTTCAGGCAAAAAATGTATTGATTGAAAGGCATCGCCGGGAAGCCGTTGAGGAAAAACACAAGCTTGGCCGGTTGTTGGATTATTTGCCGGACGCTGTGGTGCTGGTGAATGCGGAGTTTTATATCGATCGAAAAAACAGTGCCGTTGCGGAACACTTGCCGGTCGGCCGGGCCGATACCTGCTATGGCCTCATCGGGTTGCGCACCCCCTGTGCGCACTGCCCGGCGAAGGACGGCTTTCATAACGCCAACGGCAAGAAAACGAATCATCTGATTGACGGCCGGTATTTGACCGAGATTATTATTGAATCCCCGGAGAATGATGGCGGGGTGCTTCTTTTCCGTGATGCGACGCGCCAGATTCAGTTGATTGAAAAAATCAGGGAGCAGCAGGAAACCATTACGCGAAAAAATAATATTCTTTCCAACATGGTGAACTTCGGCACCATGATGCAAAAAGAAAATAATCCGGAAAACGTCGCCGACTTTTTCCTGAATATGATCATGCCGGTTTGCCATGCCGATGCAGCCGCTCTTATCATCAACGACATTCGTCCGGGAAGTCTTTGGTTTACGGTCCGGCGCAACTTTGCCGAAAATCAGATGCTGCAACTGATCCGTGCCAGCCTTTCGGAGCGGAACGGCAAATTCGAGGTGAAATCGGTATTGCGGAACCATGGCTTTGCCAAGGACATACAGCAGATTGAAATCCTCGGAGGCGATGGCCGGTGCGTGGGAATCGGGTTTCTTGTCGCCGAGGCCGATAACGACAATCGGGATTTGATTTCGTTGTTTTACGAACCTCTTGGCGCGTACCTTCATAACCGCATCCTGATGCGCCGGTTGGAGGAGCGGGCGAACACGGATCCACTGACGGGGTTGTACAACAGAGGGTATTTGGATACCATTCTTTCGGAAGAAGAGAAGAAACACAAACAATACGATATCCCTTATGCCGTCGTGGTCGCGGATGTCAACCGGTTAAAGCAGGCCAACGATCAATACGGCCATGAGGCCGGAGATGCGCTTATCATCGCGGTCGCCCGAAGTCTTCAAGCCGCGACGCGCGATATGGATTGTGTTGCCAGAACCGGCGGGGATGAGTTCGTCATTTTGCTTTCAAATACGACTGACGCGGGTGCGCAGCAGGTGATCGCACGGTTTGTGACGACGGTTTTCAACGGGGTGACCATTGATGTGGGGGACGGGGAGACATTTCCGGTTGCCGTGAGTTTCGGTGCTTGCGGCGTCGATGCGATGGTCCCCGAAGCGTTGCTCAAAGAGGCCGATCGGCGAATGTATGCGGCAAAGGAAGCTTATTATCAAACCCACCAGCGCTATCGATGA
- a CDS encoding DUF5752 family protein, with translation MNTDVSCRQYRYTDRLYPSFKVFHELMPWKVQNILLVSSPYDAFIMEEDGRIAGRIIDEYRGLNLSRPPRLTWVSTAREALAALSDASYDIVITMPRLDDMNPYELGRKIKQNTPDLPVFLLTHSTAPDLSRQNQPAIDVFDKIYVWSGNTDLLLALIKTVEDRRNVEFDTRNALVRVIILVEDSPIYASSIIPLLYKEVVTQTQRVIEESINEEHRLLRMRARPKILVAETFEEAEALYRRFTPYLLAVISDVRFHRNGQPDEHAGFSLLSMIQHENPNVARLMLSSEETNRKKAESLSTAFINKNAAIFLTEIRAFFTTHLGFGDFIFRLPTGEIQGRAENLRAMEKLLAIIPSESIYYHGGRNDFSIWLMARAEVQLASKLRPVKVTDFGNEEDLRNYLITCIRDQRKSRQRGHITDFVDDNIDPDYDFIKIGKGSLGGKARSLAFISTLIKENPALQDAFPEIDIRIPKTLVVTTDGFDAFLSENPLKDLPFDTLSDAQIKAAFLSAQLPDWLENKLKIFLSHADYPLAVRSSSLLEDAQYQPFAGIYQTYMLPNNDTELLNRLAHLVSAVKLVYASTYLEAPRAYAASTIHRIEEEKMAVIIQEIVGKRYGDYYYPALSGVVQSYNYYPVSPQKPEDGVAHIALGLGKTVVDGGASLRFSPNHPRFLPGFSSVDEILNHSQRRFYALDMSRTNTSADIEENSRLVALDMDTVEDHPPVRFLSSTYVASEHRIRDIGRSTGHRVLTFATILKYNTIPLPKLLMDMLIIGRKGMGAPVEIEFAASLADDSLPEPCQSPSFSLLQIRPMACGHFQTDVKIHPEEIGKAFCYSTMALGNGYFQHIDRIVFVKPETFNPADTITIAGEISKFNQQLRKENKQYLLIGPGRWGSADRWLGIPVKWHDISQASVIVETTAKNLQAAPSQGTHFFHNLTAMGASYITVRANETDFIDWDWLNRLPTKKETDHARLAKCLSPISIKIDGKQSTAVLLK, from the coding sequence ATGAACACCGACGTCTCGTGCCGGCAGTATCGCTATACGGACCGACTCTATCCATCGTTTAAGGTGTTCCACGAGTTAATGCCGTGGAAGGTTCAAAATATTCTTTTGGTATCAAGCCCCTATGATGCGTTTATCATGGAGGAAGATGGCCGGATAGCCGGAAGAATCATTGATGAATACCGGGGCCTCAATCTTTCCAGACCGCCTCGGCTCACCTGGGTATCCACGGCCCGGGAGGCATTAGCCGCCCTGTCCGATGCAAGCTACGATATCGTGATCACCATGCCCCGCCTCGACGATATGAATCCCTATGAACTGGGGCGGAAAATAAAACAAAACACACCCGATCTGCCGGTCTTTCTGTTGACCCATTCCACCGCACCGGATCTTTCACGGCAAAATCAACCGGCGATAGACGTGTTTGACAAGATATATGTGTGGAGCGGCAATACGGACCTGCTCCTGGCGCTGATCAAGACGGTCGAAGATCGCAGAAACGTGGAGTTTGACACCCGGAACGCGCTGGTGCGCGTGATCATACTGGTTGAGGACTCTCCGATTTACGCGTCTTCCATCATTCCGCTGTTATATAAGGAAGTCGTGACCCAAACGCAACGGGTCATTGAAGAATCGATTAACGAGGAACATCGACTGCTGAGAATGCGGGCGCGGCCTAAAATTCTGGTGGCGGAAACCTTTGAAGAGGCTGAAGCACTTTACCGACGCTTCACCCCTTACCTTCTGGCCGTTATTTCCGATGTCCGTTTTCACAGAAACGGACAACCGGACGAGCACGCAGGCTTCTCCCTTCTGTCAATGATTCAACATGAAAATCCGAATGTCGCGCGGCTGATGTTAAGTTCCGAGGAAACCAATCGGAAAAAAGCAGAATCCCTGTCAACCGCCTTCATCAATAAAAATGCAGCTATATTCCTTACGGAAATCCGCGCGTTTTTCACTACTCACCTCGGATTCGGCGACTTTATTTTTCGGCTGCCCACGGGTGAAATACAGGGGCGAGCGGAAAACCTGCGCGCGATGGAAAAACTGCTGGCAATAATTCCGTCGGAATCGATCTATTACCATGGCGGCCGGAACGACTTCTCCATCTGGCTCATGGCCCGGGCGGAAGTTCAGCTGGCAAGCAAGCTTCGGCCGGTGAAGGTGACGGATTTCGGCAACGAAGAGGACTTGCGGAACTATCTGATCACCTGCATTCGCGATCAGCGAAAAAGTCGGCAACGGGGCCACATCACGGATTTTGTGGATGACAACATCGATCCGGATTATGATTTTATTAAAATCGGAAAAGGATCCCTGGGCGGCAAAGCCCGAAGCCTCGCCTTTATCTCTACGCTAATCAAGGAAAATCCGGCACTGCAAGACGCCTTTCCCGAAATCGACATTCGAATTCCCAAAACGCTCGTCGTTACTACCGACGGTTTTGATGCCTTTCTCAGTGAGAACCCTCTCAAAGATTTGCCCTTTGACACGCTGAGCGATGCGCAAATTAAGGCGGCGTTTCTTTCCGCGCAGTTGCCGGACTGGCTTGAGAATAAACTGAAGATCTTTCTTTCACATGCCGATTATCCCTTAGCCGTCAGATCTTCAAGCCTTCTCGAAGACGCCCAGTATCAACCTTTCGCGGGCATCTATCAAACCTATATGCTCCCGAACAATGATACCGAGCTGTTGAATCGGCTCGCACACCTGGTTTCCGCCGTCAAGCTGGTATACGCATCCACCTATCTGGAAGCCCCGCGCGCCTATGCCGCCAGCACGATTCACCGGATTGAAGAAGAGAAGATGGCGGTTATCATTCAGGAAATTGTTGGCAAACGCTATGGCGACTATTATTATCCCGCACTGTCCGGTGTGGTGCAGTCCTATAACTATTATCCGGTTTCCCCGCAGAAACCGGAAGACGGGGTTGCCCACATAGCACTCGGATTGGGAAAAACAGTGGTAGACGGCGGTGCCTCCCTTCGGTTTTCACCCAACCACCCGAGGTTCCTGCCGGGTTTTTCCAGCGTGGATGAAATTTTAAACCATTCCCAGCGACGCTTTTACGCACTGGATATGTCACGCACCAACACCTCGGCGGACATCGAAGAAAATTCCCGGCTTGTCGCACTTGATATGGATACAGTCGAAGATCACCCGCCGGTCAGGTTCCTGTCAAGCACCTATGTCGCTTCAGAGCATCGCATTCGTGACATTGGCCGGTCAACCGGGCACCGGGTGCTGACCTTCGCGACGATTCTTAAATATAATACAATCCCGCTACCGAAGTTGCTTATGGACATGCTCATCATTGGCCGCAAAGGAATGGGCGCTCCCGTGGAAATCGAATTTGCCGCCTCATTAGCGGATGATTCGCTCCCGGAGCCATGCCAAAGTCCGAGTTTCTCCCTGCTTCAGATTCGCCCCATGGCCTGCGGGCACTTTCAAACGGATGTTAAAATTCATCCCGAGGAGATCGGTAAGGCCTTTTGCTATTCCACCATGGCGTTGGGCAACGGATATTTCCAACACATCGATCGGATTGTTTTTGTAAAACCGGAAACTTTCAACCCGGCCGACACCATCACCATCGCCGGCGAAATCAGCAAGTTCAATCAACAGCTCAGAAAGGAAAACAAACAATACCTGTTGATCGGTCCCGGCCGATGGGGCTCAGCCGATCGATGGCTCGGCATTCCGG